The following are encoded together in the Malaya genurostris strain Urasoe2022 chromosome 3, Malgen_1.1, whole genome shotgun sequence genome:
- the LOC131434087 gene encoding receptor expression-enhancing protein 2-like, producing MYWIVFAFFTCVETFTDILLSWFPCYYVIKVIIVLWLLLPATRGSSNLYRKFVHPMLTRREQEIDDYINQAKEKGYTAVLQLDSNQGFYIAPHMPSMMRQSHSDDTLASATHGSRRTYSLSCGIQSTQVDGSEPSTIASRVRRYHSADSALNKASSTHAQPSAPNHSIIYELDTEEEEQLLASAVQKRKTAATRGKNATNGTNGTAAPKTTRGRKKPRKDSETMEIDVDD from the exons ATGTATTGGATAGTGTTCGCGTTCTTCACCTGCGTCGAAACGTTTACCGACATTTTGCTGTCCTGGTTCCCGTGCTACTATGTAATCAAAGTCATCATCGTACTGTGGTTGCTGTTGCCAGCGACGCGCGGTAGTTCGAATCTCTATAGGAAATTCGTGCATCCGATGTTGACACGCCGCGAACAGGAAATCGATGACTACATCAACCAAGCCAAAGAAAAGGGCTACACGGCTGTGCTACAGTTAG ACAGCAATCAAGGCTTTTACATTGCACCGCATATGCCTAGCATGATGCGACAGAGCCATTCCGATGATACGCTTGCTTCTGCTACGCACGGCTCACGCCGCACTTACTCGCTCAGTTGCGGAATTCAATCAACGCAGGTGGACGGTTCCGAGCCATCGACGATTGCTTCCCGGGTGAGGCGTTACCATTCGGCTGATTCCGCGTTGAACAAAGCTAGTTCTACACATGCTCAGCCAAGTGCCCCGAACCATAGTATAATATACGAATTAGATACCGAAGAAGAGGAACAACTGCTAGCGAGTGCtgtacaaaaaagaaaaactgcTGCCACCCGCGGTAAAAATGCCACAAACGGTACCAACGGAACGGCAGCGCCAAAGACAACTCGTGGTCGTAAGAAACCTCGCAAGGACTCAGaaacgatggaaatcgatgttgATGATTAG
- the LOC131437975 gene encoding UDP-glucosyltransferase 2-like, producing the protein MHRIIKIFTYLCIIGISGSNGTNILCLMGVPSPSHHIWNRVLMEALASKGFNLTIVSPDIETTIKPNLTYIHLEETYHTIHDGDGAIDFYEVAQENMIKSMFSFYDYGFAMCRGVLKSKGLDVILNYPNDFKFDLVLYDFTCGPCLMGLYHKFGQPPLIGVTAFNIPPYTVDLIGGHKYPAYIPYYTLTYDIDMNFFQRLKNVLIYTADSLYRNYHFIPTTDELVRSHPAFTSIPYLGELDKNVMLMLVNSHHSVDFPEPIPQNMIQVGGLQITPTKPLPADIDAFIRSGKKGAVLFSLGTNILSSDLGYERIVMFLDAIRQFPEYKFLWKFEADPTNFNIPENLMMRRFFPQNDILAHSSVKLFITHAGLLSTHEATWHGVPMVGIPFLADQYRNLEKSLRAGVAERLVIWTVTTEQIVQTIRKVLDDPLYQQRMLEKSALFRDQLDKPLDRALWWIDWSLRHPNAKTIQSPALHLGWFRSELYDVKLFVLFVCLGIAVLARCVYRILVVSSIKPDEAKKQN; encoded by the exons tttttacttaCTTGTGTATTATCGGGATTTCCGGTTCAAATGGAACAAACATATTGTGCCTGATGGGAGTTCCTAGCCCTAGCCATCACATTTGGAATCGAGTTTTGATGGAAGCATTGGCATCGAAAGGATTCAACTTAACAATTGTTTCACCGGATATTGAAACGACGATAAAACCGAATTTGACGTATATTCATTTGGAAGAAACTTATCATACGATTCACGACGGTGACGGTGCAATTGATTTTTACGAGGTTGCTCAAGAAAATATGATAAAGAGTATGTTTTCGTTCTACGATTATGGATTTGCAATGTGTAGAGGTGTACTAAAATCGAAAGGTCTGGATGTGATTTTGAACTACCCGAATGATTTCAAGTTTGATTTAGTGCTATACGACTTCACATGCGGCCCTTGCTTAATGGGCTTGTATCACAAATTCGGACAGCCTCCTTTGATAGGGGTTACAGCATTCAACATTCCTCCTTATACCGTTGATTTGATTGGTGGTCACAAGTATCCGGCCTATATACCGTATTACACGCTGACATACGACATAGacatgaatttttttcaaagattgaaaaatgttttaatctACACAGCTGATAGTTT GTATCGTAATTATCACTTCATTCCAACGACTGATGAGCTTGTTCggagtcatccagcattcacaaGTATACCGTATCTTGGAGAACTGGATAAAAACGTGATGTTGATGCTAGTTAATTCACACCATTCAGTTGACTTTCCCGAGCCTATTCCTCAAAATATGATTCAAGTAGGAGGTCTTCAGATCACTCCAACGAAGCCATTGCCAGCGGACATCGATGCATTTATTCGAAGTGGCAAAAAAGGAGCAGTTTTGTTCTCACTTGGAACCAACATTCTCAGCTCGGATCTAGGATATGAACGGATTGTTATGTTTCTTGATGCGATCAGACAATTTCCAGAATACAAGTTTCTTTGGAAGTTTGAAGCTGATCCGACGAATTTTAATATTCCTGAAAATCTAATGATGCGAAGGTTTTTTCCTCAGAATGACATCCTGGCACATTCTAGTGTGAAGTTATTCATCACTCATGCCGGTTTGTTGAGCACACATGAGGCTACCTGGCATGGTGTTCCGATGGTTGGGATTCCCTTCTTAGCTGATCAGTACCGG AATTTGGAAAAATCTTTACGGGCGGGTGTCGCAGAGAGACTGGTGATCTGGACTGTAACTACAGAACAAATTGTTCAAACAATCCGAAAAGTGTTGGATGATCCTTTGTATCAACAACGAATGCTGGAAAAATCGGCACTTTTCCGGGATCAGCTTGATAAACCTTTGGATCGTGCTCTCTGGTGGATCGATTGGTCTTTAAGACATCCAAATGCGAAAACCATTCAATCACCGGCTCTCCACCTGGGGTGGTTTCGGAGTGAACTTTACGACGTAAAACTGttcgttttgtttgtttgtttgggaaTCGCAGTCCTTGCAAGATGTGTTTATCGAATTTTAGTTGTTAGTAGTATCAAGCCGGATGAGGCGAAAAAACAAAACTAA